In the Triticum aestivum cultivar Chinese Spring chromosome 2B, IWGSC CS RefSeq v2.1, whole genome shotgun sequence genome, ttcgtggcacgaaccggtgctaaaggttcgccacgaaccggtactaaagagctcctcccgcctagccgttggaaccggcacaaatggacacattagtgccggttctgttacaaaccgggactaatctgtctcacatttgaccctttttctactagtgaacatgGGGAGAAGACCAGCCGGTGCAGGGTAGAAGGCTCCTCTTTCCAACCACAGACTAGACCCTTGGTCTGGAGGTGGACCAACCGGTCCGAATTGGGCATGGGAAGGTCTGCAGCCGCCGGCTCCGCTACAGCTACCCCACCGCCACAAAGGACCAGGGCCGCTAACATGACACATCTAGCTCCTTCGGATAACGGTGTTAGCAAAACCAGGAGGCACCTACCTGCCTCCTCGGTTCACCCTGCCACAAAGATACAGACCATGATGCATCCCACGCTAGGCCGCACACACAGCACCGCCGGACGGCACCTACCATCGTACCAGACCACATGAATGAAGAGGGGGAAGCCGACAACCCGTGCCACGTCCCTACCCACACCAGCCGCACGCCATGGCAATGTGGCGGCCCACAGCCATCTCTGCCAGAGATCTGGATCTGGCCTTGTCTATGAAGCCAACAAAGCTCCCGACCCTGAGCGAGCACCACACCTCCTCACGCCAGTCCCACCGGCGCTAGGACATTCTcgccaacactagtagaaaagagggctttggtccaccccgggttagcccattagtcctggttcagtctagaaccgggactaatgggggcattagtcccggttctttcGCCCagaggccacgtgggccatttgtcgcggttcgtctggaccttttagtcccggttggtggcacgaaccgggactaaagggtgcgatgcccattagtcccggttcgtggcaccaaccgggactaaagggttagacctttagtcccggttcgtgccaccaaccggtactaatggggtttgaggcactagtaccggttcgtggcacgaaccggtactaaaggtcccattttcaaactctacccccctggatcgccttttcagtttttaaaaaaataaaagaaaatgatgaaaatgtcaaaaaaaataaaagaaaataagtttcccatgtgatatgtggtctagttgttgggaaaatttgcaaatatgaatttcgactttatttgcaaaatctctcgagaatttgtaaaaatgggcataacttctgcataataactcggatgaaaaagttttttatatgaaaaatcatctactcgaaaagttacatccaaatttaactgggggaactcgttaaacattttcaaaatcctcaaaagcctaacagaaaaaaagttacgggcctttttagatctagagtggaaaaaatcgaaaaaatttcaaactgtggtcaaacaatggtcaaactaattattctataatattagtgttactaaataattatttcagttattttgaactttggtcaaatctggtcaaactgtggtcaaacaatggtcaaactgtgATCAAAcgatggtcaaacaatggtcaaactaattattcaagaaatattagtgttactaaataattattgttttttaaaacaatagtttcaaactcaaacagtgaaatgtgtcacttcatgctcaagcaaaattcctgaaggttaataggattgacatcttactattgtcaggaaaacaacaagtgcagacttgaaaacgagggagaatagaatccgaaagttaagcgtgctcaggctgggggagtgggaggatgggtgaccgttcgggaagttagatgatttagaatgatgaggggtgattagagattagaggataaattgagcagtgatgaggggtggtgattagagattagaggttaaaataattcagaaattttgaaaataaaaataaataaaaaaatcgtaaaatttcctttagtcccggttggtgttaccaaccgggactaaaggtggggctccacgtggccgtggcctttagtcccggttcgtttaagaactgggactaaaggggagaggcattagtaacgaccctttagtcccagttcaaaaaccgggactaaagggccttaccaacagGGACAAAAGCCCCTTTATCTACTAGTGCAACCGCCCTCGTGCTCGGACTAATCACTTTGTCCGTCGCCCATTGCAATGCCCCGGCACGTCGGATCTAGCCCGTTCAGGATCTCCCTCGTGGGGGGCGACAGAGACATCGCCGCCGCTGGTGCAGACCTGGCTTTGCCCGACACACCCTCTCGTGGCGGTGAGGGAATGGGGAGACGGATGAGGGGACCTCCGGGGGCGGCGTTATGTTTCACCTCCTAGTTGCGGCCAAATTTGGTGTTTTGCCCCTTTTGCATATGTTCGGCGAGATTTGACCCTGCTTTGCTATAATTTCGGGATCTGACTTTTTTCTATTGCTGGGGTCGATAGCGGTAGTGTAACACAGCCTACCGTCACGGTCTCTGGCGATAAGACTTAACAGCACCGTCATGTCTGTTTGACTTGGCGGTAGACTGTGTTACCCTACCGCCAAAGAGCATGGCGGTAGCAACGCTTAGCTGCAGACCGGCCACTGTATCTGCCATCCTGTGGCACCTTGTGGCACTTGTTCTTCACCTGTATgtcccaaccgggactaaaggtggggctccacgtggccgtggcctttagtcccggttcgtttaagaactgggactaaaagggagaggcattagtaacgaccctttagtcccagttcaaaaaccgggactaaagggccttaccaacagGGATAAAAGCCCCTTTATCTACTAGTGCAACCGCCCTCGTGCTCCGACTAATCACTTTGTCCGTCGCCCATTGCAATGCCCCGGCACGCCAGATCTAGCCCGTTCAGGATCTCCCTCGTGGGGGGCGATAGAGACATCGCCGCCGCTGGTGCAGACCTGGCTTTGCCCGACACACCCTCTCGTGGCGGTGAGGGAATGGGGAGACGAATGAGGGGACCTCCGGGGGCGGCGTTATGTTTCACCTCCCAGTTGCGGCCAAATTTGGTGTTTTGCCCCTTTTGCATATGTTCGGCGAGATTTGACCCTGCTTTGCTATAATTTCGGGATCTGACTTTTTTCTATTGCTGGGGTCGATAGCGGTAGTGTAACACAGCCTACCGTCACGGTCTCTGGCGATAAGACTTAACAGCACCGTCATGTCTGTTTGACTTGGCGGTAGACTGTGTTACCCTACCGCCAAAGAGCATGCCGGTAGCAACGCTTAGCTGCAGACCGGCCACTGTATCTGCCATCCTGTGGCACCCTGTGGCACTTGTTCTTCACCTGTATGTCCCAACAACGACGGAGCAAAGTATCTACCATCCTGTGGCACTTCTTCGTCACCTGCCCTGCTGCTCAACAAGTGTGTGTTGCATCACAATTCGGCCACCGTACATGCACCTCTGGACTACCCAACGCCTTGCGCCAATACTCATAATGCTATGGAAAATTTGGGACACACACAATACGAATGTGTTTCGTAACGTAGATCTTGACGCTGCTAGAACTATCAAAAACATTATCACTGATCTCACAACTTGGATTCACTGACTGACGTCGAGCAAGCTCGGGAAGCACGCCTGTATGTGGCGTGACTCCCTTCCCTCGCAATCATCGTGATTATGTAAAATTTAAActtaaaaaaatactccctccgtccgaaaatatttgtcatcaaaatggataaaaagagatgtatctagaactaaaatatatctagatacaatcctttttattcattttggtgacaagtatttctggaccgAGGGAGTAGATGAGTAGTAatatgatagatagatagatagatctaTTTGGAGTTAGTGAATTTAACCTCTAATTTGTTGATAGCTGTAACCGCATGATCCGCTCGACCTGGCTATAGCGACGTTCTCCGCATGCGATTTTAGGTATATTCAGGCGGGCCATGCATGGCTGATGATGAAAACATATAGTATAAAGAAAAAATACACTGATATCTTGAAGCATAACCAAGTACTcactccgtccaaaaatacttgtcgaagaaatagaTAAAAATGGATATTTCTAGAACTAAAATGtgtctagatacatcaatttctcCGACAATACATCCAttccttcgacaagtatttccgaacggatggAGTGTAATATTGGCAGTCTCCTATGGTACAATTTATATAGGGTAACTAATTAAAGGGTTCACTACAGGGAAGAAGTTCCAGTTGCACAAGGGAAGTACATACATTAGATAGAATCATACTTGCACAAGTTTGACCCTGGACTTTGCATGAAAATGGACAGAAGAAAAGAAACTAATAAACATGTGACAAAATAAATGCTCCTCCTGTATGTCCTTATGACTAAGTTCACTTCACCTGAATAACACAATAGTTCTGATAGATTTCTTCGTGTGTGGACAATTTTTAACAAGATGGTCCTTGGACATGAATAATAAATTACCActtaatctctaaggcccatgtGGTGTGTCATGACATGGTGTGAAGTTCTGTACCACCACGCTAGTGGACGAAAGTTGAGGGAGTGATGCAAGCACGCTCATCCTCCGTCGCTCGCGAACATTGTGTTTCCTGAATGAACTGAGGCGAGCTCAAACGTATGTCATGTGTGCGCGGTACAAAAGGACTATGTTTACCTTAGCAAAAAGTAAACTGTAGTCTGTACAAAGCTCGAGTAGAACACATCGGTTTGAAGATAATATTAGAACCTACAGACTAAAGAAGCATTAGCCCTTTGCCACCATTCCACGTTTATTGTTTTCATAGAAGAGAAGCATGCTACTTCTATTCAAAAGCATCTAAAAACAGGTTATTGTTTCAGAACATAAATTTTAACTGTTCATAATCCAATGCACCCATTTTCCATAAAAAAACATAAAGCTCATCAACGAAAGAATAGGATGGATATTGTCAGACTTCCCTGAGGCACTCACTACAATTTTGATGGCCTGACACCCTGCAACAATAGATGCTTAACCTTAGACAAAGCCTGAGGAACTGTCTGTCTAAACTACTCATACAGTCAATAATATTTTCCATTTTTACCACTACATCACATTGTTGCGATCATGCATAGAAATGCAGAAACGCATATATGGTTGCCAGTTTGACCTTACAAACTCCAAACATAAACGACCACTCATGGGTTAGAGCATCTTGAATACTAGAAGATGTAGATGCAAAACTAAATAACTTTTGCATCTCCGAGGACgagatgatgtagatgcaaaacTAAATACcagatgatgtagatgcaaaaaaaATACATCTCTACCTCCCGGAGATGTAAACTATACGACTTCGCAGTGCAAATATACATCTCCACCTACATGAGATGTATATTTCCCGGTCGCGCGCCAGCTGCCATTCACTTTACTTCCACGcgaccgaccccccccccccaactccgCCGCCGGCCGAATTCACCCAAATCcgcaaccgccgccgcccgcccgacaCCTCCGACACTCCGCCGCCGGTTTCGTCCGCCGGACGCCGCCACATGCTGTGAATCTGGTGGTTTTCTATCACCGATCGATTCCACCGCCGCCACTTGATTCCACCGTCGCCTCCGCCCCACCCGCATCACCTGACGCATCCCCGCACCATCGACGCCTCGCAAGCATCACCGGGCGCATCCTCGCACCGTTGCCCCCTCCCCCGCCTGCTTCAACCGACGCATCCCTGCACTGCCGCCGCTTGATTCCACTACCGTTGTTGCCCCGCGGCCCCGCACTCCCATTGCCGTTTGATCCGACCTCCACCCCACCCGCAGCCCTGCCGCCCCTCCCGCAGCCCTGCAACGCTGCCCGCAGCCCCGCCTGCTGCCCTGCATTGCCGCCGCCTGAGCACTAGTTGGAGTACAATTTGACATCTCCATTTGTATcatctgttggagttgctcttttatATCTCGGTTTTAAATCATCTGTTCGAGTTGGTACTTTTCTGGAGATGCAAAAAACACTTTTTGGAGATGTAAATCTCCTTTTTTACATCTCCAAATTCGcatcttctattggagatgctcttatctcCATGCATGGGCCATCACAAATTAGTAGCATATTCATATGAAAAAGCATTTGAATCTGTGCAGTTCAATGGAACTGCTCTATATATAGCACACATTTCTTTGTAATGTTACGTATTTGTGATGTGCAGGATCACAGAAATGGAAACAAAAATACTAGGCATCCACAGTtccacagaaaaacaatggagctATCTTGTTCTTTGTTTTTTGCATGTATAACACACAAACACACAAAATAACTAGAGAAAAGCATGAAAGGAAGCACCAGAGGGTTCGTATTTGTTTATTCTACTTTTGTCTCTTCCAATAATTGGGATCTACGACTGAGAAGGTTGGTGGCTGCACTGGCCGAGGAAATCCGTTGTATTTGTACAAGAAGGTTGCGTGGGAGCAGCTAAAAAGAAACACAGCTTTAACAAAATTCCTGCCCCATGCCCACCATTCCCCACCTATATATTCCGCCCACACCAAACCAATACAGGCAGCTAGCATCTTGGCTCCTGCGCTTCCCACTGCACCCCGAAGTCTTTAGGTGTAGAGATCGATGGTGGCCGCGACCATGACGGTGGAGGAGGTGAGGAAGGCGCAGCGGGCGGAGGGACCGGCGACGGTGCTCGCAATCGGAACGGCGACGCCAGCCAACTGCGTGTACCAGGCAGACTACCCGGACTACTACTTCAGGATCACCAAGAGCGAGCACCTCGCCAACCTCAAGGAAAAGTTCAAGAGGATGTGTAAGTATATGTTATTATTATTGTGCTATATATGAATactttaatactccctctgtaaactcaTATAAGATGTTCTAGATCAGTACAGATAGAGTAACAGATTATTGTACTACGTACTACGTACCCATGAATATCGTGTACGTGTTGGGGTCTTGCTTGTGCACACTTATCTACAGTCCAACTAGACAAATATGGCCCCTCAAACATATGTGGAGGCGTTTGCTTTGTGTAAGGCGTGTCCATTTTCAAGTCCCTTCCACTTTGTCCCCaagttatacacacacacacacacacacacacacacacacacacatataccctatatatatatatatatatatatatatatatatatatatatatatatatatatatatatacatacatatagagagagagagagagagagagagagagagagagagagagagagagagaatgagaaAAAGGTGATCCGTGATGGGCCAAATCTACCTGGAGGACTGACTGGACACACTCGACCTCCCATGCCCTGCCATATACGGACTGTATAGGAGGGACAGtttgaaaaaaaaatagaaataaaatgagGAGTCCGGTTGggtcatttttctttctttcttcccgtTTGATCATTAACCAGATTGATTGTCATTCCAGACTTTTGAGGAGGGCGATTGTAGATGCTCCTACCACATACATGGAGGATGTGGGCAATGTTGTCACGTGCATGTGTATTAACATTTAATTGGTTGTGAAAAATAAGCTAGTAGAACAAAAATTAATCACTAGCCGTAAGCCATATTTCGACTAGCTAGCTAGGGATGTACTCCCTCTTTAAACTAAtgaaatataagactttttagttAAATGTTGATGACGTGTGTGGGACCTTGTATTGGTGACGTGTACATTACGGCTAATAGCACACTACAGTGATCcaaaaaaatatactccctccatatctttttagtctgtatataagatttggtcaaagtcaaactttgaaaAGTTTGACTAAATTTATAAAAAGTTATATCAACCTCCACAATAGAAAAGTTATATGTTATGAAAGTTAATTTCAACATGCATCTAATAATATTGGTTTCATAGTTTGAATGTTGATATCTTTGCCTACAAAGCTCGTCAAACTTTACAATGTTTAATTttaaccaaatcttatatgcgaactaaaaagaaaCGAAAGGAGTATTTCTCTACTGAGGGAGTAGTGAACAGGTATATATGTGAAACGGACACAAGGAGCATGGCCATGATCGGCTGCTCGACAAAATGATAGCGAGTACTAGCGGAACCATGGGTGGGCAAATAATTTAGAGCTAATTACGTGTGTCCTGAAGTCTCTTTTTTGCCTGTCTTTCTCGGATGAACAGGCGCATGGGGACGCACGAACGCTCACTAACACGTACCTCGGGCGGTGCAGGTGAAAAGTCCCAGATCAGGAAGAGGCACATGCATGTAACGGAGGAGATCCTCCAGGAGAACCCTGGCATGTGCGCCTACATGGCGCCGTCTCTGGACGCGCGTCAGGACATCGTCCTCGCGGAGGTCCCCAAGCTCGGCAAGGCGGCAGCACACAAGGCGATTAAGGAGTGGGGCCAGCCGCTGTCCAAGATCACCCACCTCATCTTCTGCACCACCTCCGGTGTGGACATGCCGGGCGCCGACTACCAGCTCACCAGGATGCTTGGCCTCCGGCCGTCCGTGAAACGCTTCATGATGTACCAGCAGGGCTGCTTCGCCGGCGGCACCGTGCTCCGCCTCGCCAAGGACCTCGCCGAGAACAACCGCGGCGCGCGTGTGCTTGTGGTCTGTTCCGAGATCACCGCAGTGACCTTCCGCGGCCCGGACGAGTCCCACCTCGACTCGCTGGTCGGCCAGGCGCTCTTCGCTGACGGTGCAGCCGCGGTGATCATCGGCGCTGACCCCGACGAGTCTGTTGAGCGTCCTCTCTTCCAACTGGTGTCGGCGAGCCAGACCATTCTGCCGGACTCGGAGGGCGCCATCGAAGGACACCTCCGGGAGGCTGGCCTCACCTTCCATCTCCTCAAGGACGTACCCGGActcatctccaagaacatcgagcgcGTCCTCGAAGACGCCTTCAAACCACTGGGCATCGATGATTGGAACTCTATCTTTTGGGTGGCACACCCTGGCGGGCCAGCGATCCTTGACATGGTTGAGGCCAAGGCAAACCTCAACAAGGAGAGGATGCGCGCCACTAGGCATGTCCTCTCTGAATACGGCAACATGTCAAGCGCCTGCGTGCTCTTCATCCTGGATGAGATGCGTAAACGTTCTGCTGAGGATGGCCACACCACAACAGGTGAGGGAATGGACTGGGGCGTCCTCTTCGGCTTTGGCCCCGGTCTCACCGTGGAGACCGTCGTCCTCCACAGCGTCTCCATCAATGCCCATACAATCGCATGATCGCTCCTTCCTTCCCCGATTAACTTTTCCACGGAATAATATACACCCTCCGTTCCTAATTGAACTATCAAAAGGCCgtatatttaagaacagagggagtattagcaATTAAAAATAAGGCGCTATAGCGTGTGGAAAATTGTCTCATTAAATAAATCAGTGTATaatgtctcgctaatagcacgctatagcatgcTAATAGCATAATTTAAGAGGCTACGCTATTTTGTATAGCGCGCTATATTTTTCCTTGAGTATTACTCCTGCTTGTTCTCAAGTTTGTACTGTATTTTTACTTTACGGAAAAGTTTGTACTGTATTTTACCGTACCTGGTGTGCAACTGGCTGTTGGCTGTACTATGGCTTAGAGAGATTTCTGGGACCGGCTACGGGTCAATCAACTGAAGATGCAATTTCGTTTTGTCGACTGATTCAAATTTGTTTTAGTCGAGCGTACATGCGCGAATACGATTAACACTCGTTTTCTGTTGTTACCTTTTCTATCCTTTGTTCAAATTGAAATTTCTACTAGTATCGTGCACGGGACACATGCATACACGTATACTCGCGAACTGTGCTCCCAGACGTCCCTGCTCAGAAGCACATTTGCACGTAAGCTAGATTGGCATGTTAGCAGACTAGCTACCTGCATGCGCGATTACACACCTACCGGCACTTATGCAAACAGCTCCTATCTCGTTGGTAAAAAATATCACCATGGTCGAGAGTGCTTCTGTAAAATTGCTACACCTACTGGGATACTGGTATTACCAATATAAGTGAGACGTGGCACCCAACAAAGCACACAACTCCACCCATCatttaaataaaagaaaagtaTATTTTTAGTCCATTGATTATGGGAAATGTTTGGGGCCAGGGCGCCGGCAGAACGCTCGGCCGGTTGCACGCGGCTCGTTCGATTGCCCACATCGTACGTTTCCAACAGGTCAATCAGTCGGTTTGCACCTCACGTGCCTGGGTGGGACCAAGCATCGCTCAGCGATCTTATCCCCATCTCTCCCGTCGTCTACAACGCCCAACCACTCATGACCGCGTCTTCCACCTTCCTCTCCCCCCGCTATCCCTTGCCATCTGCGGTGACAAGCCGGCCGCGGCGCCATGAATCTAATTAACTGCTCAGGCAGCCTATCCTCTGTCTCCCTCCCCACCTCCCCCTTCCCCCGCCTCGGCGCAGCATCAAGGTCCTGCAGGGTGGACGCCCGCAACAGGGACGTGTGCTGCTTGCTACCTTGGTTGTGCAGCCGGGGAGAGACGCCCGCGATGGCATGTTCCTTTTCTGCCGCGACGCCGGTTGTAGCTTTTTGGATTGACGGATGTAGCTTTTTCAGTAGCTGGTTGCATCTTTTTTAAATTGTTTTGTTCCAACCCCCAATGGCTTTGTTATTGCCAGAAATCGGCATCATTGTTTTGCTACGACCGGCCAAGACTTTTGCTGGAACCGGCACCTGCGGTTGCTGCAACCGGCAAGACGACGTGCCCACTGGAGCTGGAACTGTAGCGCGCCTCACCGGCGATGTGGTTATTGCAAGAACCAGAATAAAAATTTTGCTGGAACCGACTAGTTACTTTGCTATAATCAAACTTTCGGGATTTTTGCTACTACCAAAAATGATGGGTTCAAGTTACTAATTAGCAGCTATTAAAGTTCTCAAGACCCCCGCGTCGCCCTCCCGCTAGGGCGGCTCGGGTGGAAACCCTAgcccccgccgccaggcccgtCCATCCTACCCCTCCCCTCTGTTgccgctagaggaggtcgacgggtGAAGCCCCGTGCGactgatggcggcggcggaggccctcTTCCCTCCCGCGCCATCAGGTGAGGCAGGTCACCCATGGCACCGGGGCGCTTCCTTCCCCAATCTGCGTCGCGGCGGCACGACTGGTCGTCTTGGGCGACGGCGCAAGGTGGCGGCATTGTGCTGATCAGAGGAGGCGGAGCTGCTAGGCTTCGAGGAAGAAGACTAGCTTTTCTTAAgatcttcactcctccttcttcttcttctccttcatcatcTTGATGCGCTTAGAGCGGCGAGGCAGTGggatgtactcctctaccacaattggcatggtcatgtcgtccgccagctgtgggatcgccggcgccaccaccatcgtgTGGTCATCgttaggcaccaccaccatcgcgagccCATCTTCATGCACCACCGCCGCTAGCTCGTTATCAGtcgccaccatcgcgaggccatcgtcagccaccaccatcgcgtggccatcgtcagccaccaccatcgcgaggtcatccCCGCtccgctcctcttcttccccactttgttcctcctcatcctcgCTGCTGCTTTTGTTGTAGCTAGAGTTACTGGTGCTTTGGCTATAGCCTGAGTCGTTGCTGCTGCTCCTAtattgcctgaccaaatgcaacaaagttttCTTAACAATCGGTGTGAGACAAAGCGTAATGGCATCGTCGTTGTCCTGGTAGGACATGCGGCACATTGTCATGTTGAACACCTTCACAGTGAGCATGGCGTCGCCATCGTACCTGAAGACAAGGAAGTATCTATgctgcaggtcgtaggcacggacgaactgctcccagccacgacacaggtacaaGTGGTTATACCTGATCACCACCTCCACTCCCACAGCCTGtgaagcccgctgccggcctgtcgcagcttcgcATTCTTTGGCTGATGGTCATCCAAcatcttcataaaagtgtcaggcagcctctgctgTGTGggtcaaggagtgatgtagcaaacaacagagttatgataaagagatgggtgaagggg is a window encoding:
- the LOC123047543 gene encoding chalcone synthase 2, with product MVAATMTVEEVRKAQRAEGPATVLAIGTATPANCVYQADYPDYYFRITKSEHLANLKEKFKRMCEKSQIRKRHMHVTEEILQENPGMCAYMAPSLDARQDIVLAEVPKLGKAAAHKAIKEWGQPLSKITHLIFCTTSGVDMPGADYQLTRMLGLRPSVKRFMMYQQGCFAGGTVLRLAKDLAENNRGARVLVVCSEITAVTFRGPDESHLDSLVGQALFADGAAAVIIGADPDESVERPLFQLVSASQTILPDSEGAIEGHLREAGLTFHLLKDVPGLISKNIERVLEDAFKPLGIDDWNSIFWVAHPGGPAILDMVEAKANLNKERMRATRHVLSEYGNMSSACVLFILDEMRKRSAEDGHTTTGEGMDWGVLFGFGPGLTVETVVLHSVSINAHTIA